Proteins encoded within one genomic window of Formosa agariphila KMM 3901:
- a CDS encoding chaperone modulator CbpM, with product MAENHYILVRTICVQYKIEPVFLEDLQGIGLVDIITIENDKFLHQDTLADLEKMIRLHNELNVNLEGIDVVFNLLKKVNTLQQELSVTKNKLLFYENQ from the coding sequence ATGGCAGAAAATCATTATATATTAGTCAGAACCATTTGTGTACAATATAAAATTGAACCCGTATTTCTTGAAGATTTACAAGGCATAGGCTTGGTAGATATTATCACTATTGAAAATGATAAATTTTTACATCAAGACACCTTAGCCGATTTAGAAAAAATGATTCGTTTACATAACGAACTGAATGTAAACTTAGAAGGTATAGATGTTGTTTTTAATTTATTAAAAAAGGTGAATACGTTACAACAAGAGTTATCGGTTACAAAAAACAAGTTACTATTTTACGAGAATCAATAA
- a CDS encoding DnaJ C-terminal domain-containing protein: protein MDFIDYYKILGIDKNATEADIKKAYRKLARKYHPDLNPNDTEAEKKFKNINEANEVLSNPENRKKYDKHGEQWKHADDIERAQKAQGSRQQQNYQDFSGQGGHFEEDYSDFFESMFGGQRTSGSRQSRTHTQFKGQDFNAELQLNLTDVYTTESQILTVNGKKIRLTIPAGIENEQVIKIPGKGAPGVNGGPNGDLYIKFNIVNNTKFKRYSNNLHADVDLDLYTALLGGDIMVDTFSGKVKLKVAPETENETKVKLKGKGFPVYKKDGEYGDFIITYHIKTPKNLTEKEKALFLELKKLR from the coding sequence ATGGATTTTATTGATTATTATAAAATTTTAGGAATTGACAAAAATGCCACAGAAGCCGACATTAAGAAGGCTTACCGTAAGTTAGCTAGAAAATATCATCCCGATTTAAACCCGAATGATACAGAAGCTGAAAAAAAGTTTAAGAATATAAATGAAGCTAATGAAGTCCTTTCTAATCCAGAAAATCGTAAAAAATACGATAAACATGGAGAACAATGGAAACATGCCGATGATATAGAACGTGCTCAAAAAGCACAAGGTTCAAGACAACAGCAAAACTATCAAGATTTTTCAGGTCAAGGAGGACATTTTGAAGAAGATTACTCAGATTTCTTCGAATCTATGTTTGGTGGTCAACGTACTTCTGGATCTAGACAGAGCAGAACTCATACGCAATTTAAGGGACAGGATTTTAATGCAGAACTTCAGTTAAATCTAACTGATGTTTATACAACCGAATCTCAAATCCTTACCGTAAACGGAAAAAAAATAAGGTTAACTATTCCTGCAGGAATAGAAAATGAACAGGTTATAAAAATTCCAGGAAAAGGTGCTCCTGGTGTAAACGGTGGTCCAAATGGAGATTTATACATCAAATTTAATATTGTAAACAATACAAAATTTAAAAGATACAGTAATAACCTTCATGCCGATGTTGATTTAGATTTATACACTGCCCTATTAGGTGGAGATATAATGGTAGATACGTTTTCAGGAAAAGTAAAATTAAAGGTGGCTCCAGAAACTGAGAACGAAACCAAAGTAAAACTTAAAGGCAAAGGATTTCCCGTATATAAAAAAGATGGTGAGTATGGCGATTTTATAATTACGTACCATATTAAAACACCAAAAAACCTTACAGAGAAAGAAAAAGCGTTGTTTTTAGAATTAAAAAAACTAAGATAA
- a CDS encoding alpha/beta hydrolase, with translation MKLKSFLLTLTLIVFSAAISHAQGFRVRLKVPSEALKNNLINNPSNRDITVYLPPSYQTNLDKKYPVLYFLHGFTDSDSKWFGWEHHWINLYELLNKNMTNGTVKEMIVVMPNAYTTFKGSFYGKSETMGDWETFITKELVNFIDLKYRTLPNAESRGLAGHSMGGYGTLRLGMKYPEVYSAMYALSPCCMEESFIPSAENIKNMEAVNSKSGVADVSFVESINMAFSAAWASNPKKFPLYIDLAYKDGKPRPEILEKFKNNQILYTVDQYIDNLKTYKAIAIDAGTDDTAIFEASNKLHTLLSNHQVEHTYESYKGDHTNKIADRITTKTLPFFSEHLKFEQD, from the coding sequence ATGAAACTGAAATCATTTTTATTAACCTTAACACTAATCGTATTTAGTGCTGCTATATCTCACGCACAAGGTTTTAGAGTACGCTTAAAAGTACCAAGCGAAGCTTTAAAAAACAATTTAATAAACAATCCTTCTAACAGAGATATTACGGTTTACCTACCACCTTCTTATCAGACTAATTTAGATAAAAAATATCCGGTGTTATATTTCCTACATGGATTTACAGATAGTGACAGTAAATGGTTTGGTTGGGAACATCATTGGATTAATTTATACGAGTTACTAAATAAGAACATGACTAATGGTACAGTAAAAGAGATGATTGTCGTTATGCCAAATGCATACACTACTTTTAAGGGAAGCTTTTATGGTAAGTCTGAAACTATGGGCGATTGGGAAACCTTTATTACTAAAGAACTAGTAAATTTTATTGATTTAAAATACAGAACATTACCCAATGCAGAAAGTCGCGGTTTGGCAGGTCATTCTATGGGTGGTTACGGAACCCTGCGTTTGGGTATGAAATACCCTGAAGTTTATTCGGCAATGTATGCTTTAAGTCCGTGTTGTATGGAAGAAAGTTTTATTCCGAGTGCAGAAAACATAAAAAACATGGAGGCTGTAAATTCTAAATCAGGTGTTGCAGATGTTTCTTTTGTAGAAAGTATAAATATGGCTTTTTCTGCAGCTTGGGCTTCCAACCCTAAGAAATTCCCATTGTACATAGACTTAGCCTATAAAGATGGTAAACCCAGACCTGAGATACTAGAAAAATTTAAAAACAATCAAATTTTGTATACCGTAGATCAGTATATAGATAATTTAAAAACATACAAAGCCATTGCCATTGATGCAGGAACAGACGACACAGCAATTTTTGAAGCCTCAAATAAACTTCACACGCTACTGTCTAATCATCAGGTAGAGCACACTTATGAGAGCTATAAAGGTGACCACACCAATAAAATTGCAGATCGTATTACAACTAAAACGTTGCCGTTTTTTTCTGAACATTTAAAATTTGAACAAGATTAA
- a CDS encoding M90 family metallopeptidase gives MIFVGIAFVILIGFAIFALRKLKTKKADKCPKHWHDLLLKHVDFYTNLSSKQQNQFQKRMMLFLSEVNIEGIQLELQELDSVLIAASAVIPVFGFPEWHYTNLSGVLLYPDNFNSDYEFGSKKENRIIAGMVGTGRLEKQMILSKKALYHGFSNAHDKSNTAIHEFVHLIDKMDGETDGVPEYIMKHAYTIPWLKLIHKEIEAIHNNKSDIRSYGGTNQAEFFAVASEYFFENPKLMKRKHPELFNMLQKSFQLTPNTLRT, from the coding sequence ATGATTTTTGTAGGTATAGCCTTCGTTATTCTAATTGGGTTCGCAATCTTTGCATTACGTAAATTAAAGACAAAAAAAGCTGATAAATGTCCTAAACATTGGCATGATTTATTACTTAAGCATGTCGATTTTTACACCAATTTATCATCAAAACAGCAAAACCAATTTCAAAAACGTATGATGTTGTTTTTAAGTGAAGTAAACATAGAAGGCATTCAATTAGAATTACAAGAATTAGATTCCGTATTAATTGCGGCAAGTGCGGTAATTCCTGTATTTGGATTCCCAGAGTGGCATTATACAAATTTAAGTGGCGTTCTTTTATATCCGGATAATTTTAATTCAGATTATGAATTTGGCTCTAAAAAAGAGAATCGGATTATTGCCGGAATGGTTGGCACTGGGCGTTTAGAAAAACAAATGATACTTTCTAAAAAAGCATTATATCACGGATTTTCGAATGCTCATGATAAAAGTAATACCGCAATTCACGAATTTGTTCATCTTATAGATAAAATGGATGGAGAAACAGATGGTGTTCCCGAATACATTATGAAACACGCATACACCATTCCATGGTTAAAATTAATTCATAAAGAAATAGAAGCTATTCATAATAATAAATCGGATATTAGAAGTTACGGAGGAACTAATCAAGCTGAATTTTTTGCTGTAGCTTCAGAATATTTTTTTGAAAACCCAAAACTGATGAAAAGAAAACATCCTGAATTATTTAATATGCTTCAGAAAAGTTTTCAACTGACTCCAAACACCCTAAGAACATAA